In one window of Mercurialis annua linkage group LG4, ddMerAnnu1.2, whole genome shotgun sequence DNA:
- the LOC126677059 gene encoding uncharacterized protein LOC126677059 produces MHPHSYTLDSLSKSQELASAILSSSTASQISSVCGSIESFLHSHTPDPQSRHFFSLTFPTLICKLYGFCDTPPPLTPNGPHFTTSSPSSNGWIDVVYQSNDTDLASKVFNLLSPNGVLFQSISAVDRQSLVKYVFPVERLPEWTRLLLSSEKDCDVLNNLCPSLRGKIKEDSVKGASLYYQVQLNVFEYFMFWFAYYPIMKGNCENFNSNNNFTLKSRVKKSNLENWTKSITGLSISKRGNEQKLECNLYLRLLYAYLRAFVPVSDLGSHNLPYHSSLLHYGCVTNDGLNDGYEAVSLRAAFIVDTLVNYWLVDTDFSPLNVNVSKIFGLSFPLRSVLGETPPTPNLGEVVKLLVRYLNLSANVVKEGTDRVGSANWNRVSLSSFDVKSTDFAASVNDSLLYMDGSWNLRIQRPLYRFILRTFLFCPVETTIKNASQVFGIWISYLEPWKNGFDDFAELDSIVGELGKDVKKENYRRNENGYSSLWQHYILSNYLYYSSLVMHFIGFAHKFLHADPEVIVQMVLQVMKILTSSQELTDLIKNVDAVFHSKQSGVGKSIRNGLHKYITLIREQLQDWEDGLCESDADGSFLHENWNKDLRLFSNGEDGGQQLLQLFILRAEAELQANYGDNLAHNLQLIDSLKAQLSYLFGDSTVRRLSFTPETKQCDQSRDELFKPRRSGNQAWADVKYKGDWMKRPISDDEVSWLAKLLVWLSDKLNDSLGLNQAQCSDIVPEWSEKLNDSLGLNQAQSSDIVPKWSYVEVSSDMENVCGPTDTIKLMLCAIGSWFLALCAAATRFMRQHGLRVNLRMLASKKIVMVLLISVIFSVLKRAFGMFYRV; encoded by the exons ATGCACCCTCACTCCTACACGCTCGATTCCCTCTCCAAATCTCAAGAACTCGCGTCGGCGATCCTCTCATCGTCGACCGCTTCGCAGATCTCTTCAGTATGCGGCTCCATCGAGTCATTTCTACACTCGCACACACCTGATCCTCAATCTCGCCACTTCTTCTCTCTAACTTTCCCGACCTTAATCTGCAAACTCTACGGCTTCTGCGACACACCACCGCCATTAACTCCAAACGGACCTCATTTCACCACGTCATCCCCGTCTTCTAACGGATGGATTGATGTCGTTTATCAATCAAACGACACTGATCTTGCCTCTAAAGTTTTCAACCTGCTATCTCCGAACGGTGTCCTTTTCCAATCAATTTCAGCCGTTGATCGTCAATCGCTTGTTAAATACGTATTCCCGGTGGAGCGGTTGCCGGAGTGGACTAGGTTATTGCTGTCGAGTGAAAAGGATTGTGACGTGTTAAACAATCTTTGCCCTTCTCTTAGAGGTAAAATTAAAGAGGATTCAGTTAAAGGTGCTTCTTTATATTACCAGGTTCAGCTGAATGTTTTCGAGTATTTCATGTTTTGGTTTGCTTATTACCCGATTATGAAAGGAAATTGTGAAAattttaatagtaataataattttacactAAAAAGCAGGGTTAAGAAGTCAAACTTGGAGAATTGGACTAAATCGATTACCGGACTTTCGATTTCGAAGCGTGGAAATGAACAGAAATTGGAATGCAATTTATATTTGAGGCTTTTATATGCATATTTGCGTGCTTTTGTTCCTGTTTCTGATTTAGGTTCGCATAATCTGCCTTATCATAGTTCACTCTTGCACTATGGGTGTGTGACAAATGATGGGTTAAATGATGGGTATGAGGCAGTATCGTTGAGAGCTGCGTTTATAGTTGATACATTGGTGAACTATTGGTTGGTTGATACTGATTTCTCGCCGTTGAATGTTAATGTTAGTAAAATATTTGGGTTGTCATTTCCGCTGAGGTCAGTTTTAGGTGAGACTCCTCCTACACCTAATCTTGGCGAGGTGGTGAAATTGTTGGTTAGGTACTTGAATTTGAGTGCAAATGTGGTTAAAGAGGGTACTGACCGCGTGGGTAGTGCTAATTGGAACAGGGTATCGTTGAGTTCATTTGATGTGAAATCAACTGATTTTGCTGCCTCTGTGAATGATTCTCTTTTATATATGGACGGCTCGTGGAATTTGAGGATTCAAAGACCATTGTATAGGTTTATCTTGAGGACCTTTTTATTCTGTCCGGTGGAAACTACTATAAAGAATGCTTCACAGGTGTTTGGGATTTGGATTAGTTACTTGGAACCATGGAAGAATGGATTCGATGATTTTGCGGAGCTTGATTCTATTGTTGGTGAATTAGGGAAAGATGTGAAGAAAGAAAACTACAGGAGGAATGAGAATGGATATTCATCTTTGTGGCAGCACTATATATTGTCTAATTACTTGTACTATAGCTCCTTGGTTATGCATTTCATTGGGTTTGCACACAAGTTTCTTCATGCTGATCCAGAAGTGATAGTCCAGATGGTGTTGCAG GTTATGAAAATACTGACATCATCCCAGGAGTTGACTGATCTAATAAAGAATGTGGATGCTGTTTTTCATTCCAAACAATCCGGAGTAGGGAAGTCAATACGTAACGGCTTACATAAATACATTACTTTAATTCGTGAACAATTGCAG GATTGGGAGGATGGTTTATGCGAAAGTGATGCTGATGGATCTTTCTTGCATGAGAACTGGAATAAGGATCTAAGACTCTTTAGCAATGGAGAAGATGGTGGGCAACAGCTCCTTCAG CTGTTCATATTGCGCGCTGAAGCTGAGTTGCAAGCAAACTATGGTGATAACCTTGCCCACAACCTTCAGCTTATTGATTCACTGAAGGCACAATTAAGCTACTTATTTGGTGATTCAACCGTCAGACGGCTTTCATTTACTCCAGAAACGAAACAATGCGATCAATCAAGGGATGAATTGTTCAAGCCCAGAAGATCCGGCAACCAGGCATGGGCTGATGTAAAATACAAGGGTGACTGGATGAAGCGGCCCATATCTGATGATGAGGTTTCATGGCTTGCAAAATTGCTAGTGTGGTTGTCTGATAAGCTGAATGATAGTCTTGGATTGAATCAAGCACAATGCAGTGACATAGTCCCCGAATGGTCAGAGAAGCTGAATGATAGTCTTGGGCTGAATCAAGCACAAAGCAGTGACATAGTCCCCAAATGGTCATACGTGGAGGTGTCGAGTGACATGGAAAATGTGTGTGGGCCCACTGATACGATAAAGCTGATGTTGTGTGCTATTGGTTCTTGGTTTCTGGCACTGTGTGCTGCAGCAACAAGATTTATGAGACAACATGGTCTGCGGGTAAATCTCAGGATGCTGGCTTCAAAGAAGATCGTGATGGTGTTGCTCATCTCTGTTATATTCAGTGTACTGAAAAGAGCTTTTGGAATGTTTTATAGAGTGTAG
- the LOC126676769 gene encoding 2-oxoglutarate-Fe(II) type oxidoreductase hxnY-like isoform X1, translated as MAEVAKLPIIDLSSLDRISTANSIRQACIECGFFYVVNHGVEEELQEQVFEESKQFFSLKLDDKMKLLRKEHRGYSPLYAENLDPSTCRKGDSKESFYVGPLHRNDLNQWPPQELLPSWRPTMESYHHKLLSVGKRIISLIALSLKLEEDYFEKIGVFDEPEGYIRLLRYPGEKSDSDEELYGAYSHSDYGMITILATDGVPGLQVCREKLKKPLIWEDVLHLKGAFIVNIGDMIERWTNCLFRSTQHRVMPTLPRYSIAFFLDPNPDCIVKCLESCCSEVNPPKYPPICSGDYFRERFRISYGSE; from the exons ATGGCAGAAGTTGCAAAACTCCCAATCATAGACCTTTCCTCACTTGATCGCATTTCAACTGCCAATTCTATCCGTCAG GCATGTATAGAGTGTGGCTTTTTTTATGTGGTTAATCATGGAGTTGAAGAAGAGTTACAAGAACAAGTTTTTGAAGAAAGCAAGCAATTTTTCTCTCTGAAATTAGACGATAAAATGAAATTGCTTCGCAAAGAACATCGAGGTTACTCACCGTTGTATGCAGAGAATCTTGATCCGTCTACATGTCGGAAAG GTGATTCAAAAGAAAGCTTTTATGTTGGTCCTCTACATAGAAATGACCTCAATCAATGGCCACCGCAGg AGCTTCTCCCTTCTTGGAGACCAACAATGGAATCTTACCATCACAAACTTCT GTCTGTTGGCAAGAGAATAATCTCATTGATTGCTCTGTCTTTGAAATTGGAAGAAGATTACTTTGAGAAAATAGGAGTTTTTGACGAACCAGAAGGATATATTCGTCTCCTGCGTTATCCAG GTGAAAAAAGTGATTCTGATGAAGAACTCTACGGTGCTTATTCACATTCGGACTACGGAATGATCACTATTCTAGCCACAGATGGAGTCCCAGGACTTCAG GTTTGTAGAGAAAAGTTGAAGAAACCACTAATATGGGAAGATGTGTTGCACCTGAAAGG GGCATTTATAGTAAACATTGGCGATATGATTGAGAGGTGGACTAATTGCTTGTTCAG GTCGACTCAGCATAGAGTGATGCCAACTCTGCCACGCTACTCT ATTGCATTCTTCTTAGATCCTAATCCAGATTGCATTGTCAAGTGTCTAGAAAGTTGTTGCAGTGAAGTAAACCCACCCAA ATATCCCCCAATTTGCTCCGGCGACTATTTCCGTGAGCGGTTCAGGATCTCATACGGCTCGGAGTGA
- the LOC126676769 gene encoding 2-oxoglutarate-Fe(II) type oxidoreductase hxnY-like isoform X2, which translates to MAEVAKLPIIDLSSLDRISTANSIRQACIECGFFYVVNHGVEEELQEQVFEESKQFFSLKLDDKMKLLRKEHRGYSPLYAENLDPSTCRKGDSKESFYVGPLHRNDLNQWPPQELLPSWRPTMESYHHKLLSVGKRIISLIALSLKLEEDYFEKIGVFDEPEGYIRLLRYPGEKSDSDEELYGAYSHSDYGMITILATDGVPGLQVCREKLKKPLIWEDVLHLKGSTQHRVMPTLPRYSIAFFLDPNPDCIVKCLESCCSEVNPPKYPPICSGDYFRERFRISYGSE; encoded by the exons ATGGCAGAAGTTGCAAAACTCCCAATCATAGACCTTTCCTCACTTGATCGCATTTCAACTGCCAATTCTATCCGTCAG GCATGTATAGAGTGTGGCTTTTTTTATGTGGTTAATCATGGAGTTGAAGAAGAGTTACAAGAACAAGTTTTTGAAGAAAGCAAGCAATTTTTCTCTCTGAAATTAGACGATAAAATGAAATTGCTTCGCAAAGAACATCGAGGTTACTCACCGTTGTATGCAGAGAATCTTGATCCGTCTACATGTCGGAAAG GTGATTCAAAAGAAAGCTTTTATGTTGGTCCTCTACATAGAAATGACCTCAATCAATGGCCACCGCAGg AGCTTCTCCCTTCTTGGAGACCAACAATGGAATCTTACCATCACAAACTTCT GTCTGTTGGCAAGAGAATAATCTCATTGATTGCTCTGTCTTTGAAATTGGAAGAAGATTACTTTGAGAAAATAGGAGTTTTTGACGAACCAGAAGGATATATTCGTCTCCTGCGTTATCCAG GTGAAAAAAGTGATTCTGATGAAGAACTCTACGGTGCTTATTCACATTCGGACTACGGAATGATCACTATTCTAGCCACAGATGGAGTCCCAGGACTTCAG GTTTGTAGAGAAAAGTTGAAGAAACCACTAATATGGGAAGATGTGTTGCACCTGAAAGG GTCGACTCAGCATAGAGTGATGCCAACTCTGCCACGCTACTCT ATTGCATTCTTCTTAGATCCTAATCCAGATTGCATTGTCAAGTGTCTAGAAAGTTGTTGCAGTGAAGTAAACCCACCCAA ATATCCCCCAATTTGCTCCGGCGACTATTTCCGTGAGCGGTTCAGGATCTCATACGGCTCGGAGTGA
- the LOC130014561 gene encoding 2-oxoglutarate-Fe(II) type oxidoreductase hxnY-like encodes MTEAAKLPTVDLSSPDHSSIANSIRQACAEYGFFYVINHEVEKDFVDKVFEGSKEFFSLPLSEKMKLIRKNHRGYSPLLAQNLSFSSNSKGDANESFYIGPFEKSVLEQWPSQEVLPSWRPIMEAYHRKVLSLGKRILSFIALALNLDKDYFEKIGALNQPQAILRLLYYPGELVHSEEEIFGASAHSDFGMITLLVTDGVPGLQVCREKCKETQTWENVLHMDGAFIVNTGDMMERWTNCSFRSILHRVIPAGQERYSMAFFLNPNPNCIVQCLESCCSESCPQRFPPIRSGDYIKERLRLMYGS; translated from the exons ATGACAGAAGCTGCAAAACTCCCCACCGTAGACCTCTCTTCACCAGACCACTCCTCCATCGCAAATTCAATTCGTCAG GCATGTGCAGAATATGGATTTTTCTACGTTATCAATCATGAAGTAGAGAAAGATTTTGTGGATAAAGTTTTTGAAGGAAGCAAGGAATTTTTCTCGCTTCCTTTGAGTGAGAAAATGAAATTGATTCGCAAAAATCACAGAGGCTACTCGCCATTACTCGCTCAGAATCTCAGTTTTTCTTCTAATTCCAAAG GTGATGCAAATGAAAGTTTCTATATTGGTCCTTTCGAGAAAAGTGTTCTTGAACAGTGGCCATCAcaag AAGTTCTTCCGTCATGGAGGCCAATTATGGAAGCTTATCACAGAAAAGTTCT GTCTCTGGGAAAAAGAATACTCTCATTTATTGCTTTGGCTCTGAACTTGGATAAAGATTACTTTGAGAAAATAGGAGCCTTGAATCAACCACAAGCCATTCTTCGCCTCTTATATTATCCAG GTGAACTGGTGCATTCTGAGGAAGAGATATTTGGTGCTTCGGCACATTCAGACTTTGGAATGATCACTCTTCTGGTGACTGATGGAGTGCCAGGACTTCAG GTATGTAGAGAAAAATGCAAAGAAACACAAACCTGGGAGAATGTGTTACATATGGATGG GGCCTTTATAGTTAACACTGGAGACATGATGGAGAGATGGACTAATTGTTCCTTTCG GTCCATATTGCATAGAGTGATCCCAGCAGGACAAGAACGCTACTCT ATGGCATTCTTTTTAAATCCAAACCCAAACTGCATTGTGCAATGTTTGGAAAGCTGTTGCAGTGAATCATGTCCTCAAAG GTTTCCTCCAATTCGCAGTGGAGACTATATAAAGGAGCGGTTGAGGCTAATGTATGGCTCATAG
- the LOC126676771 gene encoding 2-oxoglutarate-Fe(II) type oxidoreductase hxnY-like: MPAAAQLPIVDLSSPDHSIADSIRQACEEYGFFYLINHGVEKDLIAQVFEESKNFFSLPLSDKMKLIRQNHRGYTPLLAQNLDVSSPNSKGGANESFYIGPLENSELNQWPSQEVLPSWRPRMEAYQRKLLSTGKIILSFMALALNLDKDYFEKIGALDQPHAFLRLLHYPDVVKHSEEEIFGASAHSDFGMITLLVTDGVPGLQVCREKYEEPRTWENVLHMEGAFIVNTGDLMERWTNCSFRSVLHRVIPVGQERYSMAFFLNPNPNCLVQCLESCCSESYPQRFPPIRSGDYIKERVRLSFGS; this comes from the exons ATGCCAGCAGCTGCACAACTTCCGATCGTTGACCTCTCTTCACCAGACCACTCTATCGCCGATTCAATTCGCCAG GCATGTGAAGAGTATGGATTTTTCTACCTTATCAATCATGGAGTAGAGAAAGATTTAATCGCTCAAGTTTTTGAAGAAAGCAAGAATTTTTTCTCGCTTCCTTTGAGTGATAAAATGAAATTGATTCGCCAAAATCACAGAGGCTACACGCCATTACTTGCTCAGAATCTCGATGTTTCTTCTCCTAATTCCAAAg GTGGTGCAAATGAAAGTTTCTATATCGGTCCTTTAGAAAATAGTGAACTTAATCAGTGGCCATCACAAG AGGTTCTACCGTCATGGAGACCAAGGATGGAAGCTTATCAAAGAAAACTTCT GTCTACTGGAAAAATAATACTCTCTTTCATGGCTTTGGCTTTGAACTTGGATAAAGATTATTTTGAGAAAATTGGAGCCTTGGATCAACCACATGCCTTTCTTCGTCTCTTACACTATCCAG ATGTGGTGAAGCATTCTGAGGAAGAAATATTTGGTGCTTCGGCACATTCAGACTTTGGAATGATCACTCTTCTGGTGACTGATGGTGTACCAGGACTTCAG GTTTGTAGAGAAAAATACGAAGAACCACGGACCTGGGAGAATGTGTTACATATGGAAGG GGCCTTCATAGTTAACACCGGAGACTTGATGGAGAGATGGACTAATTGTTCTTTCCG GTCCGTATTACACAGAGTGATCCCAGTAGGACAAGAACGCTACTCT ATGGCATTCTTTTTAAATCCTAACCCAAATTGCCTTGTGCAATGTTTAGAAAGTTGTTGCAGCGAATCATATCCCCAGAG GTTTCCTCCAATTCGCAGCGGAGACTATATAAAAGAGCGGGTGAGACTTTCATTTGGCTCATAG
- the LOC126676770 gene encoding 2-oxoglutarate-Fe(II) type oxidoreductase hxnY-like: MAETTELPIVDLSLPDHFSIANSIRQACAEYGFFYLINHGIEKDFIAKVFEESNKFFSLPLSDKMKLLRQNHRGYAPLFSQNLDFSSRNPKGGANESFSIGPLEKSEPNQWPSEEVLPSWKPTMETYHRKLLSTGKRVLSLMALALKLDKDYFEEIGAPEGTLRLLHYPGELVHSEEEIIGASAHSDFGMITLLMTDGVPGLQVCRDKFKETRTWENVLHMDGAFIVNTGDMMERWSNCSFRSTLHRVIPAGQERYSMAYFLNPKPNCIVKCLESCCSESCPQRFPPIRSGDYIKERLRLAYGS, from the exons ATGGCAGAAACTACAGAACTCCCGATCGTAGACCTCTCTTTACCGGACCACTTCTCTATTGCCAATTCCATCCGTCAG GCTTGTGCAGAATATGGATTTTTTTACCTTATCAATCATGGAATAGAGAAAGATTTCATCGCTAAAGTTTTTGAAGAAAGCAACAAATTTTTCTCGCTTCCTTTGAGTGATAAAATGAAATTGTTACGCCAAAATCACAGAGGCTACGCTCCATTATTCTCTCAGAATCTCGATTTTTCTTCTCGTAATCccaaag GTGGTGCAAATGAAAGTTTCTCTATTGGTCCTTTAGAAAAGAGTGAACCTAATCAGTGGCCATCAGAAG AAGTTCTTCCATCATGGAAACCAACGATGGAAACTTATCACAGAAAACTTCT GTCCACAGGAAAAAGAGTACTGTCATTGATGGCTTTGGCTCTGAAGTTGGATAAAGATTATTTTGAGGAAATTGGAGCACCGGAAGGCACTCTTCGCCTCTTACATTATCCAG GTGAACTGGTGCATTCTGAGGAAGAGATTATTGGTGCTTCGGCACATTCAGATTTCGGAATGATCACTCTTCTGATGACCGATGGTGTGCCAGGACTTCAG GTTTGTAGAGACAAATTCAAAGAAACACGTACATGGGAGAATGTATTACATATGGATGG GGCCTTCATAGTTAACACTGGAGACATGATGGAGAGATGGAGTAATTGTTCTTTTCG GTCTACATTGCACAGAGTAATTCCAGCAGGACAAGAACGATACTCT ATGGCATACTTTTTAAATCCAAAACCAAACTgcattgtgaaatgtttggaaagCTGTTGCAGTGAATCATGTCCCCAAAG GTTTCCTCCAATTCGAAGTGGGGACTATATAAAAGAGCGGTTGAGGCTTGCATATGGCTCATAG
- the LOC126676768 gene encoding 2-oxoglutarate-Fe(II) type oxidoreductase hxnY-like, producing the protein MAETAKLPIVDLSSPDHFSIANSIRQGCAEYGFFYLINHGIEKGLIAKVFEESKKFFSLPLSDKMRLIRQNHRGYAPLFAQNLDVSSPNSKGGANESFYIGPLQNSELNQWPSQEVLPSWKPTMEAYHKKLLSTGTRVLSLMALALKLDKDYFEKIGALDQPDAFLRLLHYPGELMHSEEEIFGASAHSDFGMITLLMTDGVPGLQVCRDKFKETRTWENVLHMDGAFIVNTGDLMERWTNCSFRSVLHRVIPTGQERYSMAFFLNPNPICVVECLKSCSSESCPQKFPPIRSGDYIKERLRLTYGS; encoded by the exons ATGGCAGAAACTGCAAAACTCCCGATCGTAGACCTCTCTTCACCAGACCACTTCTCTATCGCAAATTCCATTCGCCAG GGTTGTGCAGAATATGGATTTTTCTACCTCATCAATCATGGAATAGAGAAAGGTTTAATTGCTAAAGTTTTTGAGGAAAGCAAGAAATTTTTCTCGCTTCCTTTGAGTGATAAAATGAGATTGATTCGCCAAAATCACAGAGGCTACGCTCCATTATTCGCTCAGAATCTCGATGTCTCTTCTCCTAATTCCAAAG GTGGTGCAAATGAAAGTTTCTATATTGGTCCTTTACAAAATAGTGAACTTAATCAGTGGCCATCACAAG AAGTTCTCCCGTCATGGAAACCAACGATGGAAGCTTATCACAAAAAACTTCT GTCTACTGGAACAAGAGTACTCTCATTGATGGCTTTGGCTCTGAAGTTGGATAAAGATTACTTTGAGAAAATAGGAGCCTTGGATCAACCAGACGCCTTTCTTCGCCTCTTACATTATCCAG GTGAACTGATGCATTCTGAGGAAGAGATATTTGGTGCTTCGGCGCATTCAGACTTTGGAATGATCACTCTTCTGATGACTGATGGTGTGCCAGGACTTCAG GTTTGTAGAGACAAATTCAAAGAAACACGGACCTGGGAGAATGTGTTGCATATGGATGG GGCCTTCATAGTTAACACTGGAGACTTGATGGAGAGATGGACTAATTGTTCTTTTCG GTCCGTATTGCACAGAGTGATTCCAACAGGACAAGAACGCTACTca ATGGCATTCTTTTTAAATCCCAACCCAATTTGCGTTGTGGAATGTTTGAAAAGTTGTAGCAGTGAATCATGTCCCCAAAA GTTTCCTCCAATTCGCAGCGGAGACTACATAAAAGAGCGGTTGAGGCTTACATATGGCTCATAG